The following coding sequences lie in one Pseudomonas sp. B33.4 genomic window:
- a CDS encoding response regulator transcription factor, with amino-acid sequence MRVAILDDEPAELRRVEQTLQQMADAGEQPWSLHSFERGEDLLRQLRRETFDLLILDWQLPDLTGLALLRWTREHMEAPPAAIMLTSRDGESDIVQALNAGADDYVSKPFRPNELKARVAAVLRRHSQQRAAATEVLSFNDLTFDDAELTVTREGKPIVMTEREYRLARCLFSNLGRPLSRDYLYERFWPHEEMASSRPLDTHIYRLRNKLGLTADRGWQLLTIYGYGYRLESVAAASE; translated from the coding sequence ATGCGCGTTGCGATACTGGACGACGAACCCGCCGAACTGCGTCGGGTCGAGCAAACCCTGCAGCAAATGGCCGATGCCGGCGAACAGCCGTGGTCACTGCACAGCTTCGAGCGTGGTGAAGACCTGTTGCGACAGCTACGCCGGGAGACCTTCGACCTGCTGATCCTCGACTGGCAATTGCCCGACCTCACCGGCCTGGCGCTGCTGCGCTGGACCCGCGAACACATGGAAGCGCCACCAGCGGCGATCATGCTGACCAGCCGCGATGGCGAGAGCGATATTGTTCAGGCGCTGAATGCGGGGGCTGATGATTATGTGAGCAAGCCGTTTCGGCCGAATGAGCTGAAAGCGCGGGTGGCTGCGGTACTGCGGCGGCACAGCCAGCAGCGGGCGGCTGCGACGGAAGTGCTGAGCTTTAACGATTTGACGTTTGATGACGCTGAACTGACCGTCACCCGCGAGGGCAAGCCGATTGTCATGACCGAGCGCGAGTATCGGCTGGCGCGGTGTCTGTTCAGCAATCTGGGGCGGCCGTTGTCGCGGGATTATCTGTATGAACGGTTTTGGCCGCATGAGGAGATGGCTTCGTCGCGGCCGCTGGATACGCATATCTATCGGCTGCGGAACAAGCTCGGGCTGACGGCGGATCGAGGGTGGCAGTTGCTGACGATTTATGGGTATGGGTATCGGTTGGAGAGTGTGGCGGCAGCGTCCGAGTAA